The following coding sequences lie in one Pseudorca crassidens isolate mPseCra1 chromosome 2, mPseCra1.hap1, whole genome shotgun sequence genomic window:
- the ADORA1 gene encoding adenosine receptor A1 isoform X2, whose protein sequence is MHLAVYASHKWYKTVVTPRRAVVAIVGCWILSFVVGLTPMFGWNNLSAVERAWVANGSVGEPVIKCQFEKVISMEYMVYFNFFVWVLPPLLLMVFIYLEVFYLIRKQLNRKVSASSGDPQKYYGKELKIAKSLALILFLFALSWLPLHILNCITLFCPSCHKPRLLMYIAIFLTHGNSAMNPIVYAFRIQKFRVTFLKIWNDHFRCQPAPPIDEDPPEERPDD, encoded by the coding sequence gtACAAGACAGTGGTGACTCCCCGAAGGGCTGTGGTGGCCATCGTTGGCTGCTGGATTCTCTCCTTTGTGGTGGGCTTGACACCTATGTTCGGCTGGAACAACCTGAGTGCGGTGGAGCGGGCCTGGGTGGCCAATGGCAGTGTAGGTGAGCCCGTGATCAAGTGTCAGTTTGAGAAGGTGATCAGCATGGAGTACATGGTCTACTTCAACTTCTTTGTCTGGGTGCTGCCCCCACTGCTGCTCATGGTCTTCATCTACCTGGAGGTCTTCTACCTGATCCGCAAGCAGCTCAACAGGAAGGTGTCGGCATCCTCTGGCGACCCGCAGAAGTACTATGGGAAGGAGCTGAAGATCGCCAAGTCGCTGGCCCTCATCCTCTTCCTCTTTGCTCTCAGCTGGCTGCCCCTACACATCCTTAACTGCATCACCCTCTTCTGCCCTTCCTGCCATAAGCCGAGGCTCCTCATGTACATCGCCATCTTCCTCACACATGGTAACTCGGCCATGAATCCCATCGTCTATGCCTTCCGCATCCAGAAGTTTCGGGTTACCTTCCTTAAGATTTGGAACGACCACTTCCGCTGCCAACCTGCACCCCCCATCGATGAGGATCCTCCAGAAGAGAGGCCCGATGACTAG
- the MYBPH gene encoding myosin-binding protein H has product MRGKATREALACGPEETASESANVPTTEPSGEMAAPKSTGEEQAPKPQEPAPQAPAPAASKPAPPSEDVPSAPLLLAVEDVSDSSVTVSWEPPERLGKLGLQGYVLELRREGALEWVPVNSRPMMVTQQTVRNLALGDKFFIRVAAVSSAGAGPPAVLDQPVHIQEIIEAPKIRVPRHLRQTYVRQVGEMINLQIPFQGNPKPQASWTHNGHALDSQRVNVRTGDQDSILFIRSAQRSDSGCYELTVQLEGLEAKAAIDILVIDKPGSPSSIRLLDVWGCNAALEWTPPQDTGNTEILGYTVQKADKKTGQWFTVLERYHPTTCTISDLIVGNSYSFRVFSENRCGLSASAAVTKELAHIQKTDIVAKPKSFVERDFSEAPSFTQPLADHTSTPGYSTQLFCSVRASPKPRIIWMKNKMDIQGDPKYRALSEQGVCTLEIRKPSPFDSGVYTCKAINVLGEASVDCRLEVKASATH; this is encoded by the exons ATGAGAGGAAaagccacccgggaagcccttgCCTGTGGTCCGGAGGAGACTGCCTCTGAGTCTGCAAATGTGCCCACCACAGAGCCCTCTGGAGAAATGGCGGCACCGAAGTCTACCGGGGAAGAGCAGGCTCCCAAACCACAGGAGCCTGCCCCTCAGGCACCTGCCCCCGCAGCCTCTAAACCCGCACCTCCAAGTGAAG ATGTCCCCAGTGCCCCGCTGCTGCTGGCTGTGGAGGACGTGAGTGACAGCTCGGTGACTGTGAGCTGGGAACCCCCGGAGAGGCTAGGGAAGCTGGGGCTCCAGGGCTATGTTCTGGAACTCCGCCGAGAGGGAG CCTTGGAGTGGGTGCCTGTGAATTCCCGGCCCATGATGGTGACCCAGCAGACCGTGCGGAACCTGGCTCTAGGTGACAAGTTCTTCATACGTGTGGCTGCAGTGAGCTCTGCAGGGGCTGGCCCACCAGCTGTGCTGGACCAGCCTGTCCACATCCAAGAGATCATTG AGGCCCCCAAGATCCGCGTTCCCCGCCACCTTCGTCAGACCTATGTCCGTCAGGTGGGAGAGATGATTAACCTGCAAATCCCCTTCCAG GGGAATCCCAAGCCTCAGGCCTCGTGGACCCACAACGGTCACGCCCTGGACAGCCAGCGGGTGAATGTGCGCACCGGGGACCAGGACTCCATCCTCTTCATCCGCTCAGCCCAGCGCTCCGACTCAGGCTGCTATGAGCTCACGGTACAGCTGGAAGGCCTGGAGGCCAAGGCAGCCATCGACATCCTGGTGATCG ATAAACCTGGATCCCCCAGCAGCATCAGGCTACTGGATGTCTGGGGCTGCAACGCTGCCCTCGAGTGGACACCACCCCAGGACACAGGCAACACAGAGATCCTGGGCTACACAGTGCAGAAGGCAGACAAAAAGACAGGG CAATGGTTCACAGTGCTGGAGCGCTACCACCCGACCACCTGCACTATCTCAGACCTCATCGTGGGTAACTCTTACTCCTTCCGAGTCTTCTCGGAAAACCGGTGTGGACTCAGTGCCTCGGCGGCCGTCACCAAGGAGCTCGCCCACATCCAGAAGACAG ATATTGTTGCCAAACCTAAAAGTTTTGTTGAGCGAGACTTCTCAGAAGCCCCCTCGTTCACCCAGCCCCTGGCTGACCACACCTCCACCCCTGGCTACAGCACGCAGCTCTTCTGCAGTGTCCGAGCGTCACCCAAG CCCAGGATCATCTGGATGAAAAACAAGATGGACATCCAGGGTGATCCCAAATACCGCGCCCTCTCTGAGCAAGGTGTCTGCACCCTGGAGATCCGGAAACCCAGCCCCTTCGATTCCGGGGTCTACACCTGCAAGGCCATCAATGTGCTGGGGGAGGCATCTGTGGACTGCCGGCTGGAGGTCAAAG CCTCAGCCACACACTGA